The proteins below come from a single Miscanthus floridulus cultivar M001 chromosome 1, ASM1932011v1, whole genome shotgun sequence genomic window:
- the LOC136485153 gene encoding endoribonuclease Dicer homolog 3b-like yields the protein MGPRASRPISGNPSVPGTSRVRLRNGNGSGRLLPRTKHPAAARGPANERTQAKAPPTPTASRTSPSPPAQLLSPHSAVSLAADLYTPTAPCAPHCHRHSHSHSTRTEPMAAAATSEDADPPPPPPPAQLPPPRLPHKQLQPRGYQVEVFAAALRGNTIAVLDTGTGKTMVAIMLAREHVLRARAGEAPRRIVVFLAPTVHLVHQQFEVIREYTDLDAMECHGASGVGEWNAKRWKEAIGTNEIVVMTPQILLDALRHAFLTMRVMSLLIFDECHRACGNHPYSRIMKEFYIDSEWRPSIFGMTASPVSKKGASTIEDCEAQIAELELVLDAKVYNVEDRNELESFSTGAKIVNKYYDPYLFDLDDLESKLQMLFEEFDGLLVSLQESSPNKFEDTDSILEMSRKSLSRYHGKILYGLNTLGPIVTLEVVKIYNESINTVGDSEDCLFSKVSLNLQVSYFKEALFFIEEFLPQGYGELMKSESGSAELTKRGYISSKVETLINIFKSFGSSEEVLCMIFVERIMTAKAVERFMRGNVNFSHFSISYLTGGSTSKDALSPAVQRFTLDLFRAGKVNLLFTTDVTEEGIDVPNCSCVIRFDLPRTVCSYVQSHGRARRSSSSYVLMIERGNLVQQEHIFRIIRTEYYVKTFALHKQPNTPSLDLPLQEKYMYHVESTGATITAECCVNLIYKYCEKLPKDRYYLPKPCFEVGIKDGSYQCTLTMPPNAAFRSIVGPPSSTCNLAKQLVCLEACKKLHELGELDDHLVPLTEEPMDIDTDITDKKCVSGPGTTKRKELHGTINVHGLSGNWIHESETVILNTYTFDFCCDQEGETYAGFVLLMESVLDDDVAHSEIDLFLIPNKMVHTTITPCGKIQLNKEQLRKGKLFQEFFFNGIFGRLFHGSRTSGLQREFIFRKGHEIRWGSDNMYLLLPLRNSSHIQHDLNIYWEAVESCSGAVEQLRNLYLEDGNLNYENLCSHKRSNKGEDIIHLANKSLHFSAVKDSVVLSLHTGRIYSVLDLILDTTADDSFDEMYNGKASPFASFVDYYHQKYGIVIHHPGQPLLLLKQSHNAHNLLFSKMKYQDGSTGNSLLVEKEQIHARVPPELLIHIDVTTDILKSFYLLPSVMHRVQSLMLASQLRSDISYTQRIPSSLILEAITTLRCCETFSLERLELLGDSVLKYVIGCDLFLRYPMKHEGHLSDMRSKAVCNATLHKHGIRRSLQGYIRDTAFDPRRWVAPGQISLRPFPCNCGIETAFVPLSGGYIRDDPSFVVGKPCDRGHRWMCSKTVSDCVEALVGAYYVGGGIAAAIWVIRWFGIDVRCDMELVQKAKSNSNASRMCYLSKLKDIEELEAKLKYNFSVKGLLLEAISHPSLQELGVDYCYQRLEFLGDSVLDLLITRHLYATHTDVDPGELTDLRSSLVSNENFAQAVVRNNIHNHLQHGSGILLEQVTEYVRSNLEYHGKENEFLQQATCKAPKVLGDIMESITGAIFIDVNFNVDLVWKIVEPLLSPMITPDKLALPPYRELLELCSHLGCFIKSKCTSKGEELIIEMTVQLRDELLIAQGHDRNRKSAKAKAAARILVDMKKRGLSLKQCFSKAKQLDIVSSELQSESTSLESRHDCPDVNGSLSLEGLSSVRAAVVLPLKMDKGGPRTALFRLCKSLQWPIPEFEFVEQRFRTPIVLDGVTTTNFNSFVSTITLHIPDVTVITLQGERRTDKKSSQDSASLVMLQKLEELKVCICKTQPSNMDRNAS from the exons ATGGGTCCACGTGCCAGCCGCCCCATCAGCGGGAACCCGTCCGTACCTGGCACCTCCAGGGTCCGCCTCCGCAACGGTAACGGTAGCGGCCGCCTGCTCCCCAGAACCAAACACCCCGCCGCCGCCCGGGGCCCCGCCAACGAACGAACACAGGCCAAGGCGCCACCCACACCCACCGCCTCACGCACTTCGCCTTCTCCCCCAGCTCAGCTCCTCTCTCCCCATTCCGCCGTGTCTCTCGCTGCAGATTTATATACCCCCACCGCGCCATGCGCTCCCCACTGCCACCGCCACAGCCACAGCCACTCCACCCGCACCGAACCAATGGCGGCCGCCGCCACGTCCGAGGACGCCGACCCGCCGCCCCCACCTCCTCCGGCGCAGCTCCCGCCTCCTCGCCTCCCGCACAAGCAGCTTCAGCCGCGGGG GTACCAGGTGGAGGTGTTCGCTGCGGCGCTGCGCGGGAACACCATCGCGGTGCTAGACACCGGCACCGGGAAAACCATGGTCGCCATCATGCTCGCGCGGGAGCACGTCCTCCGCGCGCGCGCTGGGGAGGCGCCGCGCCGGATCGTGGTGTTCCTAGCGCCCACCGTGCACCTCGTCCACCAG CAATTCGAGGTGATTCGGGAGTACACAGACCTCGACGCGATGGAGTGCCATGGGGCATCGGGGGTTGGCGAGTGGAACGCCAAGCGCTGGAAGGAAGCAATTGGGACTAACGAG ATTGTTGTTATGACACCACAGATATTATTGGACGCTCTCAGGCATGCTTTTCTAACAATGCGTGTGATGAGCTTGCTAATATTTGATGAATGCCATCGTGCTTGTGGAAACCATCCATACTCACGAATAATGAAG GAGTTTTACATTGATTCTGAATGGAGGCCATCTATATTTGGAATGACGGCATCTCCAGTTTCTAAAAAGG GAGCTTCTACTATAGAAGATTGTGAAGCACAGATTGCTGAACTTGAGCTAGTATTGGATGCCAAG GTATATAATGTTGAAGATAGGAATGAACTTGAGAGCTTTTCAACTGGTGCAAAAATTGTGAATAAATACTATGATCCTTACTTGTTTGATTTGGATGATCTGGAATCAAAACTACAGATGCTGTTCGAGGAG TTTGATGGTTTATTGGTTAGTCTACAAGAATCATCTCCTAATAAATTTGAAGACACTGATAGTATATTGGAGATGTCGAGAAAGAGCTTGTCCAGGTACCATGGGAAGATATTGTATGGACTAAATACTCTTGGTCCAATTGTTACCTTGGAG GTGGTGAAGATATATAATGAAAGCATTAATACTGTAGGTGATTCTGAAGATTGCCTATTTTCTAAAGTGAGCCTCAACTTACAGGTGTCCTATTTCAAAGAAGCTTTATTTTTTATTGAAGAATTTTTGCCACAGG GTTATGGGGAGCTGATGAAATCAGAATCTGGTTCTGCGGAACTAACTAAGAGGGGATATATTTCTTCTAAAGTGGAGACACTGATCAACATTTTCAAATCATTTGG CTCGTCAGAGGAAGTTCTTTGCATGATTTTTGTAGAAAGAATTATGACAGCCAAAGCTGTTGAAAGGTTTATGAGAGGAAATGTGAACTTCTCTCATTTTTCAATTTCATACTTGACTGGAGGGAGTACATCAAAAGATGCTTTGAGCCCAGCAGTACAGAGATTTACTTTGGATTTGTTTCGAGCTGGGAAG GTGAATTTGCTTTTTACAACAGATGTCACTGAAGAGGGTATTGATGTACCTAACTGTTCCTGTGTGATACGCTTTGACTTACCCAGAACTGTTTGTAGCTATGTCCAGTCTCATGGGCGTGCCAGAAGAAGCAGTTCAAGTTATGTTCTTATGATTGAAAG GGGTAACTTGGTGCAGCAGGAACACATATTTCGTATAATACGAACTGAATACTATGTTAAAACCTTCGCACTGCATAAACAACCAAATACCCCATCACTTGATTTGCCTCTCCAAGAGAAGTACATGTACCATGTTGAATCAACAGGAGCAACTATCACCGCAGAATGTTGTGTCAACCTAATTTATAAATATTGTGAGAAGCTTCCTAAAGATAG GTATTACTTGCCAAAGCCTTGCTTTGAGGTGGGTATCAAAGATGGGTCATATCAATGTACCTTGACAATGCCTCCCAATGCTGCATTTCGAAGTATAGTTGGTCCTCCAAGCAGTACATGTAATTTAGCCAAGCAGCTTGTATGCCTGGAGGCATGCAAGAAACTGCACGAGCTGGGAGAACTCGATGATCATCTAGTACCCTTGACTGAAGAGCCTATGGATATCGATACAGACATAACAGATAAAAAATGTGTTTCTGGACCAG GAACAACTAAACGAAAGGAGCTTCATGGAACGATAAATGTTCATGGTCTGTCTGGAAACTGGATCCATGAAAGTGAAACTGTCATTCTGAATACTTACACATTTGATTTTTGTTGTGATCAAGAAGGTGAAACTTATGCTGGGTTCGTTCTCTTAATGGAATCAGTACTTGATGATGATGTGGCACATTCAGAAATAGATCTCTTCCTTATACCTAATAAAATGGTGCACACCACCATAACTCCTTGTGGAAAAATTCAACTGAACAAAGAGCAG CTGCGTAAAGGAAAATTATTCCAAGAATTCTTCTTCAATGGTATATTTGGTAGATTATTTCATGGTTCCCGAACGAGTGGACTGCAAAGGGAATTTATTTTCAGAAAAGGTCATGAAATACGATGGGGCTCAGACAACATGTACTTACTTTTGCCTTTGAGGAACTCTTCACATATACAGCATGATCTAAACATATACTGGGAAGCCGTTGAGTCTTGCTCTGGTGCAGTGGAGCAGTTGAGAAATTTGTATCTAGAAGATGGAAATCTCAACTATGAAAACTTATGTTCACATAAAAGAAGCAACAAGGGAGAAGACATCATTCATCTGGCCAATAAATCTCTTCATTTCTCCGCAGTCAAAGATTCAGTTGTGCTATCTCTTCATACTGGGAGGATCTATTCTGTCCTTGATTTGATTTTAGATACAACTGCAGACGACTCATTCGATGAGATGTATAATGGGAAAGCTTCACCATTTGCTTCATTCGTGGACTACTACCATCAAAA GTACGGTATTGTTATTCACCATCCAGGGCAACCTTTGTTGCTGTTAAAGCAAAGTCACAATGCACACAATTTACTTTTTTCAAAAATGAAATACCAAG ATGGTTCAACTGGCAATTCTCTGCTCGTGGAAAAAGAGCAAATTCATGCCCGAGTCCCACCTGAACTACTCATCCACATTGATGTCACAACTGATATTCTCAAATCATTTTACTTGCTCCCTTCTGTAATGCATCGGGTTCAGTCTTTAATGTTAGCCAGCCAGCTTCGCAGCGACATTAGTTACACTCAACGCATACCAAGTTCTCTG ATTTTGGAAGCTATAACAACTTTAAGGTGCTGCGAGACCTTTTCTCTGGAGCGGTTGGAGTTATTAGGAGACTCAGTACTGAAATATGTAATAGGATGTGACCTGTTCCTAAGATATCCAATGAAACATGAAGGCCATCTCTCTGATATGAGATCCAAGGCGGTATGCAATGCGACACTGCATAAACATGGAATAAGGCGATCCCTGCAG GGTTACATACGTGATACTGCATTCGATCCTCGTCGTTGGGTTGCTCCTGGACAGATATCATTGCGCCCTTTTCCTTGTAACTGTGGAATCGAAACTGCATTTGTTCCTCTTAGTGGAGGATATATCAGAGACGATCCATCTTTTGTTGTGGGAAAACCATGTGACAGAGGCCACAGATGGATGTGCTCAAAAACAGTATCTGATTGTGTTGAAGCACTAGTTGGAGCATATTATGTTGGTGGTGGCATCGCTGCTGCAATTTGGGTTATTAGGTGGTTTGGTATTGATGTCAGGTGTGATATGGAACTAGTGCAGAAAGCAAAATCTAATTCTAATGCATCTCGAATGTGCTATTTATCAAAATTAAAAGATATTGAGGAACTGGAAGCAAAACTGAAGTACAACTTCTCGGTCAAAGGCCTTCTGCTTGAagccatatcacatccatctctaCAGGAATTAGGAGTTGATTATTGTTACCAG CGACTGGAATTTCTTGGTGATTCTGTGTTGGATCTCTTAATCACACGGCATCTCTATGCTACCCACACTGATGTTGATCCTGGAGAATTAACAGACTTGCGTTCCTCTTTGGTTAGTAATGAGAATTTTGCACAAGCAGTTGTAAGAAACAATATTCATAATCATCTACAGCATGGATCTGGAATACTTTTGGAGCAAGTAACAGAATATGTCAGGTCCAATTTGGAGTACCATGGTAAAGAGAATGAATTCCTTCAACAAGCTACATGCAAAGCACCTAAG GTTCTTGGAGACATCATGGAAAGTATTACTGGTGCAATATTTATAGATGTAAATTTTAATGTTGATCTGGTTTGGAAGATTGTTGAACCGTTACTTTCTCCAATGATTACCCCTGATAAGCTTGCATTGCCACCttatcgggagttgctggagttaTGTAGTCACCTTGGTTGCTTCATAAAATCAAAATGTACTAGTAAAGGAGAAGAATTAATTATAGAGATGACAGTGCAGTTGCGAGATGAACTGCTGATAGCACAAGGGCATGACAGAAATAGGAAAAGTGCAAAGGCAAAGGCAGCAGCCCGAATTTTGGTCGACATGAAG AAACGGGGTCTTTCTCTTAAACAATGTTTCTCTAAGGCTAAGCAATTGGATATTGTCTCTTCAGAACTGCAATCGGAATCGACAAGT TTGGAATCACGGCATGATTGTCCTGACGTGAATGGCAGTCTTAGCCTAGAAGGTCTTTCCTCAGTGAGAGCAGCAG TTGTTCTTCCTCTCAAAATGGATAAAGGTGGACCTCGGACTGCACTTTTTAGACTATGCAAGAGTTTGCAGTGGCCAATTCCAGAATTTGAATTTGTGGAACAAAGGTTTAG GACTCCTATTGTTCTGGATGGGGTTACAACCACAAACTTCAATAGCTTCGTTTCAACTATCACCTTGCACATACCTGATGTGACAGTCATTACACTTCAAGGTGAGCGCCGGACTGACAAGAAGAGTTCTCAGGATTCAGCGTCTCTAGTAATGCTTCAGAAACTTGAAGAACTCAAGGTCTGCATATGCAAGACACAGCCAAGCAACATGGATCGTAATGCCAGTTAA
- the LOC136485164 gene encoding uncharacterized protein: protein MSVLNEDGAAADDSDRQRCSCLPAFCFWGASGSGGGAQAKRRRRRRPRSRLRLAWPWFRRSGKGDAGGGGDDGSSEKGKKRRRGGRRLLLLLTTSLQPKKALASVVSGDSSTLLPVPVPAKVSSYGDAKKQSNRRPPRRPKVDDDAASRSRQPQASATAATASTGWATAPARSRPPETTSQAPSPRPTDGPAASGRTWRPPSRRHSLRQPGDCSSSGGGLWTAATTLGVLVLLGRVAAVVFLCSCLYSARFVRAWAAGGAKAQLRSDGVDGVSSSSRRFSDPVGVAAGDKVDVAEMCATEEWKKKVVVMAGLLDRAGKTPSSRFGRSSQEDAVNGAI from the exons ATGTCTGTGCTCAACGAGgatggcgccgccgccgacgatTCCGACAGGCAGAGGTGCTCGTGCCTGCCGGCGTTCTGCTTCTGGGGCGCCTCCGGGTCCGGTGGCGGCGCGCAAGCGAAGAGGAGGCGGCGTCGCAGGCCCAGGTCCAGGCTCAGGCTGGCGTGGCCGTGGTTTCGGAGGAGCGGTAAGGGGgacgcaggcggcggcggcgacgacggcagCAGCGAGAAGGGGAAGAAGCGGAGGAGGGGCGggaggcggctgctgctgctgctcacgaCGTCGCTGCAGCCCAAGAAGGCGCTCGCGTCCGTCGTCTCCGGGGACAGCAGCACCCTACTGCCAGTGCCAGTGCCGGCCAAG GTGAGCAGTTACGGCGACGCCAAGAAGCAAAGCAACCGCAGGCCACCACGACGGCCAAAGGTAGATGACGATGCGGCAAGCCGCAGCCGACAACCGCAGGCCTCGGCAACTGCTGCGACTGCGAGCACCGGATGGGCCACGGCGCCTGCTCGTTCTCGGCCGCCGGAGACGACGAGCCAGGCGCCGAGCCCTAGACCAACCGACGGGCCCGCTGCCTCCGGCCGAACCTGGCGACCGCCGTCGAGGCGCCACTCGCTTCGTCAGCCCGGCGACTGctccagcagcggcggcggcctgtGGACGGCGGCGACGACGCTGGGCGTGCTCGTGCTCCTCGGCCGCGTCGCCGCCGTGGTCTTCCTATGCTCGTGCCTGTACAGCGCACGCTTCGTCCGGGCCTGGGCTGCCGGCGGCGCCAAGGCCCAGCTGAGAAGCGACGGCGTCGATGGCGTTAGTAGCAGTAGCCGGCGCTTCAGTGACCCGGTGGGGGTGGCCGCGGGCGACAAGGTCGACGTGGCGGAGATGTGCGCCACGGAGGAGTGGAAGAAGAAGGTGGTGGTCATGGCAGGGTTGCTCGACAGGGCCGGCAAGACACCCTCCTCGCGCTTTGGTAGGTCATCACAAGAGGACGCTGTAAATGGTGCCATTTAG
- the LOC136485181 gene encoding uncharacterized protein — translation MAAAVRRAEELVEREMGGRDASHDAAHALRVRDLALSLSAEEGLSAPDRLLTVELAALLHDVGDYKYTKNNVEDMSVVETFLQEVGLDEAQKDEIVAIIKGMGFKNEVSNKSIVEPTLEFAIVQDADRLDAIGAIGIARCFTYGGSKNSALHDPRILPRDNLSKEKYMSKEEKQTSINHFHEKLFKLKDMMKTEAGRRRAEKRHKFMEDFVAEFYEEWSGRG, via the exons atggcggcggcggtgcggcgaGCGGAGGAGCTGGTGGAGAGGGAGATGGGCGGGCGCGACGCCTCCCACGACGCCGCGCACGCGCTCCGCGTGCGGGACCTCGCGCTCTCGCTCTCAGCCGAAGAGGGCCTCTCCGcccccgaccgcctcctcacc GTGGAACTGGCCGCTCTCCTGCACGACGTTG GAGATTACAAGTATACCAA GAACAATGTGGAGGATATGAGCGTCGTTGAGACGTTTCTTCAAGAGGTAGGATTGGATGAAGCCCAGAAGGATGAAATAGTGGCGATTATTAAGGGGATGG GGTTCAAAAATGAAGTTTCGAATAAATCTATTGTTGAGCCCACTCTTGAGTTTGCAATTGTACAAGACGCAGATCGCCTGGATGCAATTGGGGCAATTG GTATTGCAAGATGTTTTACATATGGTGGGAGCAAGAACAGCGCATTACATGATCCTAGAATTCTGCCACGTGATAACTTGTCAAAGGAAAAGTACATGTCCAAGGAAGAGAAGCAGACATCAATCAATCATTTTCACGAGAAGCTTTTTAAACTGAAGGACATGATGAAGACAGAG GCCGGGAGAAGGAGAGCTGAGAAAAGGCATAAGTTCATGGAGGACTTTGTGGCTGAATTCTACGAAGAGTGGAGTGGCAGGGGTTGA